ATCGTATTTTTCAAAAAGCTCTTTAGCCTCGTCAATCAGCCCATTTTCAAGCATAGAATGCGTTCTTTGGATAATGCGTTTTTCAAGATCAGCTTTTTCCCATGTGATTTCAAAGATATCTAAATTTTTTATCAAAGCTTCTTGTTTGGTTTGTGCTAAAAATTCGCTAGGAATTTGCCCTGTTTTTTCATAAATTCCAAGCCATTTTTTAAGGCGATAGGTATCGTTTTTTTCTATTTTTGCCTTAGGATCAATTTGTTTTAAAAGTCCATAAATTTCATCGTTATTTAAAGGACTTTGGCTAGCATTGATATTTTCGCTTAAACCATCCATTAGGGCTTTGAGATAAAAACTTGTTCCGCCTGTGATGATTAAAGGGCGATGATTTTCTTGGGCGTGAGATTTAGCTTTTTTGTATTCTTCAAAAAACATAGCGATATTAAAATGCTCATCTACATTAAGTAAATTGACTCCAAAATAGCAAAGTTCTTCAAGGGTCTTTGCGTCTGTTTTAGCACTTGCTATATTAA
This genomic interval from Campylobacter sp. CCS1377 contains the following:
- the miaA gene encoding tRNA (adenosine(37)-N6)-dimethylallyltransferase MiaA produces the protein MFFEFALIGTTACGKTELANKLAYHFNACILSLDSLCVYKQINIASAKTDAKTLEELCYFGVNLLNVDEHFNIAMFFEEYKKAKSHAQENHRPLIITGGTSFYLKALMDGLSENINASQSPLNNDEIYGLLKQIDPKAKIEKNDTYRLKKWLGIYEKTGQIPSEFLAQTKQEALIKNLDIFEITWEKADLEKRIIQRTHSMLENGLIDEAKELFEKYDENLKALNSIGLKECKEFLQNKLTKEELCEQIIIHTRQLAKRQRTFNKKFQSKALNFAQAFEFLCTNYSL